The following are encoded in a window of Arvicanthis niloticus isolate mArvNil1 chromosome 1, mArvNil1.pat.X, whole genome shotgun sequence genomic DNA:
- the Chst15 gene encoding carbohydrate sulfotransferase 15, producing MRHCINCCIQLFPEDTHKQQVACQGGPHHSHQACPTCKGENKILFRVDSKQMNLLAVLEVRTEGNENWGGFLRFRKGKRCSLVFGLIIMTLVMASYILSGAHQELLISSPFHSGAFPSNPSVMDSENPSDVKEHHYQPSVNNISYVKDYPSIKLIIDSIAARIEFTTRQLPDLQDLKRQELHMFSVIPNKFLPTSKSPCWYEEFSGRNTTDPYLTNSYVLYSKRFRSTFDALRKAFWGHLSHVRGKHFRLRCLPHFYIIGQPKCGTTDLYDRLRLHPEVKFSAIKEPHWWTRKRFGIVRLRDGLRDRYPVEDYLDLFDLAAHQIHQGLQAASAEQPSKMNKIIIGEASASTMWDNNAWTFFYDNSTDGEPPFLTQDFIHAFQPEAKLIVMLRDPVERLYSDYLYFASSNKSADDFHEKVTEALQLFENCMLDYSLRACVYNNTLNNAMPVRLQVGLYAVYLLDWLTVFSKEQFLILRLEDHASNVKYTMHKVFQFLNLGPLSEKQEALMTKSPASNTRRPEDRSLGPMWPITQKILREFYGPFNTRLAQVLEDEAFAWKTT from the exons ATGAGGCACTGCATTAATTGCTGCATCCAGCTGTTCCctgaagacacacacaaacagcaaGTTGCCTGCCAAGGAGGCCCCCACCACAGTCATCAGGCGTGCCCCACttgcaaaggagaaaacaaaattctgtttCGTGTGGACAGTAAGCAGATGAACTTGCTTGCTGTTCTCGAAGTGAGAACTGAGGGCAATGAAAACTGGGGTGGGTTCTTGCGCTTCAGGAAGGGAAAGCGATGTAGCCTGGTCTTTGGATTGATAATAATGACCTTGGTGATGGCTTCTTACATCCTTTCCGGGGCTCATCAGGAACTTCTGATTTCTTCCCCTTTCCACTCTGGGGCCTTTCCCAGCAACCCCAGTGTGATGGACAGCGAGAACCCGAGTGACGTGAAAGAACATCACTACCAGCCTTCTGTAAATAACATCTCCTATGTGAAGGACTATCCAAGCATTAAACTGATTATCGACAGCATCGCTGCCAGGATTGAGTTCACAACCAGGCAGCTCCCGGACTTACAAGATCTCAAGAGACAAGAGTTGCAC ATGTTTTCCGTAATCCCCAATAAATTCCTTCCGACTAGCAAGAGTCCTTGTTGGTATGAGGAGTTCTCCGGCAGGAACACCACAGACCCCTACCTGACCAATTCCTACGTGCTGTACTCCAAGCGGTTCCGCTCTACCTTTGACGCTCTGCGGAAGGCTTTCTGGGGCCACCTGTCCCATGTGCGCGGCAAGCACTTCCGCCTGCGCTGCCTGCCCCACTTCTACATCATTGGTCAGCCCAAGTGCGGGACCACTGACCTCTATGACCGCCTCCGGCTGCATCCGGAAGTGAAATTCTCAGCCATCAAGGAGCCCCACTGGTGGACCAGGAAGCGCTTTG GAATTGTCCGCCTGAGGGACGGACTTCGAGACCGCTACCCTGTGGAAGATTACCTGGACCTCTTTGACTTGGCTGCACACCAGATCCATCAAGGACTGCAGGCTGCCTCTGCAGAGCAGCCGAGCAAGATGAATAAGATCATTATTG GAGAGGCCAGTGCCTCCACAATGTGGGATAACAATGCCTGGACCTTCTTCTATGACAACAGCACAGATGGTGAGCCACCATTCCTGACCCAAGACTTCATCCATGCCTTTCAGCCTGAAGCCAAGCTCATTGTCATGCTCAGGGATCCTGTGGAAAG GTTGTACTCAGACTATCTCTACTTTGCAAGTTCAAATAAATCCGCAGATGACTTCCATGAGAAAGTGACGGAGGCTCTGCAGCTGTTTGAAAATTGCATGCTGGATTATTCACTGCGCGCCTGTGTCTACAACAACACCCTGAACAATGCCATGCCC gTGAGGCTCCAGGTCGGCCTGTATGCTGTGTACCTTCTGGACTGGCTCACTGTCTTTAGTAAGGAGCAATTCCTTATTCTACGTCTGGAAGACCACGCATCCAATGTCAAGTATACCATGCACAAGGTCTTCCAGTTTTTAAACCTGG GGCCTCTAAGTGAGAAGCAAGAAGCTTTGATGACCAAGAGTCCGGCATCCAACACACGGCGTCCTGAGGATCGTAGCCTGGGACCCATGTGGCCAATCACCCAGAAGATCCTGAGGGAATTCTACGGGCCTTTCAACACAAGACTGGCACAGGTCTTGGAGGATGAAGCATTTGCCTGGAAGACAACGTGA